In Microbulbifer sp. GL-2, the following are encoded in one genomic region:
- a CDS encoding LysR family transcriptional regulator, protein MNKLQLMTVFRTVARHSSFTQAAKELGTTVSAASKHVQQLEKHLGTRLLNRTTRSQSLTDAGKEYLSTTDRLLTELQEIEERIANRGSQPAGHIRLTAPTALGQFWLSPLLPRFTARYPLIRLELVLDDQLREITKEGFDLALRTKAVSVNSSLYSQQLGEHRRRLVASPEYVQQSGIPQDPKQLPDYALLAYSLGRTSIHWKFSNSYQEVTINVNPQYTANNYFALYQAALAGTGIASLYDYLVDKDIASGRLVEVLPEWTQPSRPVFGVYQQRRTASPKLDVLWHFLEEIFAGEREECSHN, encoded by the coding sequence TTGAACAAGCTTCAATTGATGACTGTTTTCCGTACTGTCGCTCGCCATAGCTCCTTCACTCAGGCAGCCAAGGAGCTAGGGACCACGGTCTCAGCTGCCAGCAAGCATGTACAACAACTGGAGAAACACCTGGGTACTCGCCTTTTAAATAGAACAACACGCAGCCAAAGCCTGACTGATGCCGGTAAAGAATACCTTTCAACGACTGATCGTTTATTGACCGAACTTCAAGAGATTGAGGAGCGTATCGCTAACCGCGGCAGCCAACCAGCCGGACATATCCGTTTAACTGCGCCCACGGCACTTGGGCAGTTTTGGCTCAGCCCACTTCTTCCCCGGTTTACTGCTCGATATCCCCTGATTCGACTGGAGCTGGTCCTTGATGATCAGCTGAGAGAGATCACAAAAGAAGGGTTTGACCTTGCGCTGCGTACCAAAGCAGTATCAGTGAACTCCTCCCTGTATTCGCAGCAGCTGGGTGAACATCGCCGACGATTGGTGGCCTCACCGGAATATGTGCAGCAATCCGGCATTCCACAAGACCCTAAGCAGTTGCCTGACTATGCTTTACTCGCCTACAGCCTCGGCCGAACGTCCATTCACTGGAAATTTTCGAACAGCTACCAAGAGGTTACAATTAACGTAAATCCACAATACACGGCCAATAATTATTTCGCTCTGTACCAAGCTGCCCTGGCTGGAACCGGGATAGCCAGTTTATACGACTATCTGGTAGATAAGGACATTGCATCAGGCCGTTTAGTTGAAGTGCTGCCAGAGTGGACACAACCTAGCAGGCCAGTATTTGGTGTCTATCAACAAAGGCGAACCGCCTCACCCAAGCTCGATGTACTGTGGCACTTTTTAGAGGAAATTTTTGCTGGTGAAAGAGAGGAGTGCTCCCATAATTAA
- a CDS encoding peptidyl-alpha-hydroxyglycine alpha-amidating lyase family protein: MLHRGAHQLLEFDRQRRFIRELGAGLFENPHGLRIDSNGNIWTTDTSTHLVLRFAPSGDVSMVLGKRGLAGKGWFDRDYDLVLFDQPQDVAVDSDGFIYVVDKGNSRIVKLDPNGLFVQAWGSIGNAPGQFNFPHSLVIWDNQLYVADRENQRIQIFDRQGTYIAQWEDAGYPYVLALADGHIWVTDARAEEIRRYNLSGKLLSRYQGQPGRGPHQFGFVHGIYPDKDGLWITQILNWSVQRLSFLEH; encoded by the coding sequence GTGCTTCACAGAGGAGCCCACCAGCTGTTGGAGTTTGATCGTCAGAGGCGCTTCATACGAGAGTTGGGAGCGGGCTTATTTGAGAACCCCCATGGGTTGCGCATAGATAGCAATGGAAATATTTGGACTACGGATACTTCTACCCATTTGGTTTTGAGGTTTGCCCCGAGTGGAGATGTATCCATGGTGCTTGGTAAGCGAGGGTTGGCTGGTAAAGGCTGGTTTGATCGAGATTATGATCTGGTCCTCTTTGATCAACCACAGGATGTTGCAGTTGATAGTGATGGATTTATCTATGTTGTTGATAAGGGGAATAGCCGTATTGTTAAACTTGACCCCAATGGGTTGTTTGTTCAGGCATGGGGGAGTATTGGAAATGCCCCGGGGCAGTTTAATTTTCCTCACTCACTCGTAATTTGGGATAACCAACTCTATGTTGCAGACCGGGAAAATCAAAGAATACAGATTTTTGATCGACAGGGTACCTACATAGCCCAGTGGGAGGATGCAGGATATCCCTATGTGCTTGCGTTGGCTGATGGCCATATTTGGGTGACAGATGCGCGTGCAGAGGAGATCCGCCGATACAACCTATCTGGAAAGTTACTCTCCCGTTATCAAGGGCAGCCTGGGCGTGGTCCTCATCAATTTGGTTTTGTGCACGGAATTTATCCAGATAAAGATGGCTTATGGATAACACAAATCCTGAACTGGAGTGTTCAGCGGCTCAGTTTCTTGGAACACTGA
- a CDS encoding 5-carboxymethyl-2-hydroxymuconate Delta-isomerase: MPHCVIHCPSVFIKEVDISALMTAVYHAAESSGLFKQGDIKVRIMPTEYYLVGHTSAVFAHLECSLLSGRTLEQRQNLSQLLTKAMCESLPGVETLSVEVREIVKSAYCNREALEVTDK, from the coding sequence ATGCCCCACTGTGTTATCCACTGCCCATCCGTTTTTATTAAAGAAGTTGATATTTCAGCTCTCATGACAGCTGTATATCATGCAGCAGAATCTTCCGGATTATTTAAGCAAGGTGATATAAAAGTTCGAATAATGCCCACTGAGTATTACTTGGTGGGGCATACTTCAGCGGTATTTGCGCACCTCGAATGTTCGTTATTATCGGGTCGTACCTTAGAGCAGCGCCAGAATCTGTCTCAATTGTTGACGAAAGCTATGTGTGAGAGCCTGCCGGGTGTGGAGACGCTATCGGTAGAAGTCCGGGAGATCGTAAAATCTGCTTATTGCAATAGGGAGGCTTTGGAGGTAACCGATAAGTGA